One genomic window of Macaca mulatta isolate MMU2019108-1 chromosome 8, T2T-MMU8v2.0, whole genome shotgun sequence includes the following:
- the LOC114680185 gene encoding SH3 domain and tetratricopeptide repeat-containing protein 1-like: MPTEAQCVIYHELQLSLARKVAGKVLEGQLLETISQLYLSLGTKRACKSTLDYTKEVWGFSLTFRRKRRRRMPGCKQGRSITSCGRASWWTCTSRWHRMWSCTQATPA, translated from the exons ATGCCCACCGAGGCCCAGTGTGTCATCTACCATGagctccagctctccctggccCGCAAGGTGGCCGGCAAGGTGCTGGAGGGGCAGCTCCTGGAGACCATCAGTCAACTCTACCTGTCCCTGGGCACCAAGCG GGCCTGCAAATCCACTCTGGACTACACCAAGGAAGTCTGGGGATTTTCATTGACCttcagaaggaagagaaggaggcgcatgcctggctgcaagcagggaagatctattaCATCCTGCGGCAGAGCGAGCTGGTGGACCTGTACATCCAG gtggcacagaatgtggtcctgtacacaggcgaccccagcctga